A genomic window from Montipora capricornis isolate CH-2021 chromosome 8, ASM3666992v2, whole genome shotgun sequence includes:
- the LOC138059030 gene encoding uncharacterized FAD-linked oxidoreductase YvdP-like, with translation MLKELFVPVMYLFNSYRFLCQGLTKGSFKANLTAVRTIRAGGSVNDALEELRYLAVTPEQPELYKEAVKIYNPAYSYEHPAFVTFPKNTEDIKLCLQTATRTGTPVAIKSGGHCFGGYSTIDSKGFVISLKNMNRVQLDGRRVTVQAGATWGDVYSALDETNYVAVGGCVPAVGIGGYILGGGYSMLSRAYGGLACDKALSFSMVTADGKKLVKASDKENPDLFWALKGGGGGNFGVLVDVTLEVCPRPKKFIWSRLIYDSAEQSEKGFDAVGKNLDKFPKELNLDMAIHGYFGKKILSLDAVYSDIHEDEVKSSFKALHPTEPSTPKEFTSYLQFSHEYSKRHGFVHYEVEPIYVKGVMIDALPPTLAKYFAYVDIPPECLLEFVHMGGDIAQHSPTSTAFPFRSAQYSFYTYGRFNIHDSKQRKEVLSFATSAYDTVRESGCSLGSYVNYMDRHLVDWGKNFYGINYPRLCEIKKKWNPLGQGALHFQQEIGSSWEPGEKDSQY, from the coding sequence ATGCTGAAAGAGTTATTTGTTCCAGTTATGTATCTTTTCAACAGTTACCGCTTTCTGTGCCAAGGATTGACGAAAGGAAGTTTTAAAGCGAACCTTACAGCGGTCAGAACGATCCGTGCGGGCGGTTCAGTAAACGATGCTCTTGAAGAACTGAGATATCTCGCGGTTACTCCGGAGCAACCAGAACTTTACAAAGAAGCAGTCAAGATTTACAACCCTGCTTACAGCTACGAACATCCTGCCTTTGTTACCTTTCCCAAGAACACTGAAGACATCAAGCTTTGTCTACAGACCGCAACCAGGACCGGTACACCCGTGGCAATTAAATCCGGAGGACACTGTTTCGGTGGCTACTCCACTATTGATAGCAAGGGATTCGTCATATCTCTGAAAAATATGAATCGCGTTCAGCTTGATGGGAGGAGGGTGACAGTGCAAGCTGGAGCGACTTGGGGAGATGTGTATTCTGCATTGGATGAAACGAACTATGTTGCTGTGGGTGGGTGTGTCCCTGCTGTTGGGATCGGTGGATACATTCTTGGTGGTGGGTACAGTATGCTGTCACGTGCGTATGGTGGATTAGCTTGTGACAAGGCCTTGTCTTTTTCTATGGTAACAGCTGATGGGAAAAAATTGGTCAAGGCATCTGATAAAGAAAACCCAGACCTTTTCTGGGCATTAAAAGGAGGTGGCGGAGGCAACTTTGGAGTGTTGGTTGATGTTACACTGGAAGTGTGCCCACGGCCAAAGAAGTTCATCTGGAGTCGACTTATATATGATTCTGCTGAACAGAGTGAGAAAGGCTTTGATGCTGTTGGCAAGAATTTAGACAAGTTTCCTAAGGAGCTGAATCTTGACATGGCCATTCATGGCTATTTTGGTAAGAAGATTCTATCCCTTGATGCTGTGTACTCTGATATTCATGAAGATGAGGTGAAGTCAAGTTTTAAAGCTCTCCATCCAACAGAACCGTCAACGCCTAAAGAGTTTACCTCGTATTTGCAATTTTCGCATGAGTATAGCAAGCGCCATGGCTTTGTCCATTATGAAGTGGAACCAATTTATGTTAAGGGAGTTATGATAGATGCACTTCCTCCGACTTTGGCCAAATATTTTGCCTACGTTGATATTCCACCAGAATGCCTTTTAGAGTTTGTTCACATGGGAGGTGATATTGCACAGCATTCACCAACATCCACTGCCTTTCCTTTTCGTTCAGCACAGTACAGCTTCTATACATACGGAAGGTTTAATATTCACGATTCTAAACAAAGAAAGGAAGTATTAAGTTTTGCGACATCAGCATATGACACTGTTAGGGAGTCAGGGTGTTCCCTTGGCAGTTATGTCAACTACATGGATAGGCACCTAGTGGACTGGGGTAAAAATTTCTATGGCATCAACTACCCCCGTCTTTGTGAAATAAAGAAGAAGTGGAATCCATTAGGACAAGGGGCATTGCACTTTCAGCAGGAGATTGGTTCATCGTGGGAGCCTGGTGAAAAAGACTCTCAATATTAG